The DNA region CCGTCTGGATCAGGGTCAGCGACTCGAAGAACTCGTCCAGCGTTCCGAACCCCCCCGGCATGATGACGTACCCGGAAGCGTATTTCACGAACATCACCTTGCGGGCGAAAAAGTGCCGGAAGGTGAGCGACACGTCCTGATACCGGTTCGGCTTCTGTTCCGTGGGGAGCTTGATGTTGAGCCCCACCGAGATGCCCTTCCCCATCCGCGCTCCCCGGTTGGCCGCCTCCATGATTCCCGGGCCGCCGCCGGAGATGATGGCGAACCCTCTCTGTGCCAACATTTTCGCGACGTTGAGGGTGGCCTTGTACGATCCATCGTCCCTCTTCGTCCGGGCGCTGCCGAAGATCGTGATGGCCGGCCCCAGGTCCTTGAGTGTCTCGAACCCCTCCACGAATTCGCTCATGATCCGGAAGACGCGCCACGTTTCCCCGCCGTTGAACTCGTCCGTCTTCATCGTTCCTCCTGTTTGTTCCTGAAAGCCCGCGCTATCCGGCTCCCCACAGGATAGCAGAGGACCC from Deltaproteobacteria bacterium includes:
- a CDS encoding TIGR00730 family Rossman fold protein; this translates as MKTDEFNGGETWRVFRIMSEFVEGFETLKDLGPAITIFGSARTKRDDGSYKATLNVAKMLAQRGFAIISGGGPGIMEAANRGARMGKGISVGLNIKLPTEQKPNRYQDVSLTFRHFFARKVMFVKYASGYVIMPGGFGTLDEFFESLTLIQTAKIRRFPVVLMGRKYWEGLIRWMEQTLVEEGTISAADLNLFYLADHPEDAVEYIVKFHRETIRPTGERRKRSLLPSKESQSV